In Helianthus annuus cultivar XRQ/B chromosome 8, HanXRQr2.0-SUNRISE, whole genome shotgun sequence, a single genomic region encodes these proteins:
- the LOC110873139 gene encoding 40S ribosomal protein S15a-5 — MGRRILNDALRTMVNAEKRGFASAQLQPISNVISSFLTIMKQRGYVKNFEVHDPHRVGQIKVELLGRIKDCRALTYRQDIKAHEIENYRLRTLPTQQWGYVVITTPNGVLDHEEAIRQNVGGQVLGYFY, encoded by the exons ATGGGGCGAAGGATTTTGAACGACGCATTGAGAACGATGGTTAACGCCGAGAAGAGAGGCTTCGCATCGGCTCAGCTTCAACCGATCTCCAATGTCATCTCCTCTTTCCTCACAATCATGAAACAACGAG GGTATGTTAAGAATTTTGAAGTACATGATCCTCACAGAGTGGGACAGATCAAAGTTGAATTGCTAGGAAGGATTAAAGATTGTCGAGCTCTTACGTATAGACAAGACATCAAAGCTCATGAGATAGAGAATTATAGACTACGTACCCTTCCAACACAACAG TGGGGCTATGTGGTGATAACAACCCCGAATGGCGTCTTGGACCATGAAGAGGCTATTCGACAAAACGTTGGCGGTCAGGTTCTGGGCTACTTTTATTGA